Genomic window (Plodia interpunctella isolate USDA-ARS_2022_Savannah chromosome 25, ilPloInte3.2, whole genome shotgun sequence):
cctatattttcaatatttttcatcacgTGCGGCGTACGGAGTGCAAATACTCCACCAACAATAAGAAGAAATAGAGATACCACGGCGTACACGGACATCATACATACTTTTAACCCAAATGTGTATTTTCCCTAAGCCGTAATGGAATTTTACAAAGAATGGCAGAACTGTGTCCAATTCCCTGCATCTTGGTGACGTTCACCAGTATGATTGTGCTGCTCGGCAGCATCACAACGCAACCGGAGCTGGTCGTTGACCGCTACGTCGCTGGTTACGAGGTGGGACACCCAGAACTATGTCCTGCGTTCGGCTCCGAACTGAAGATAATCATATTTGTAACTTCAGCACCTTCCCATTTCAAACAAAGAGAAGCGATACGAATGACCTGGGGCGATATGAGTAAGTTTCCTAAAGTGTCTTTAGCCTTTTTTATTGGTATCCCATCAAACGAGTCCAGATCTTTAATCCTAGAGGAAGAGTCAATATACCGTGATATGATAATAGCGCGATTTATCGACACATATGATAATCTTACGCTCAAAAGTCTCTCTATGTTCGAATGGCTGAATACGTATTGTCCTCTAGTTCCCAGAATGCTAAAAACTGACGATGATATGTTTATAAACGTACCTCTGTtagtaaaatttgtaaaaaaaactttacggAATAATGGGACGAAAACTATATGGGGAAATTTGAGCGCAGATCATTTACGAGTACCAGTGCGTGATAATACATCGAAGTACTTCGTGACGGAGGAGGAGTTCCCTGGAAACAAATACCCAGCTTTTGTGACGGGTCCAGCGTATTTGATATCGACCGATGTTACGACAGACATGTTTGAAGCCGCTGCTGACGAGCCTTACCTTAAAATAGAAGATGTATTTATAACTGGCATTTTagcaaaaaaactaaaaataaaacggattgatgtcaaaatattcTACAATTTGAGGATCTATGGTGATCCATGGTGGCATATGTTGGATTTTTTGTCAGTACATAACTTAACAAGCGATGAGGTGCTCGAATCATGGCAAGAACTGCAAATTAGACTCAGTTCGTGGCCGCGCAGCTAGCTTGTTAAAACCACctgtacttatgtatataatatgtactcATATATCGGTTACATCTAAGAATCAAAGTAATAAGGATTACATTGCAATCGGACTGAgagtatattataactatgaaAGAAGTCCTCGATTTTACAGTTAAAGCTTATAGAAAGCCTATATAATGGTTTTATTCGACCGTTTATTCAACCTTAGCTAGTACTTTCAGCGGTATAATTGTGTTTCTAGTATCGTTGGTTAACACTGTAGGTTAAATAAGATCGCCGGCTAAGAATGGCATAATAGTTATAACTTTATTAGCCCTATTATAAATGGTTGTTTGATACTTTGACATGTATTAGTTCTTTATAAAGGTCTCAAGTGAGCATTTTACCTTTTCCTGAGAAACTTTTTTACCCTGTTGTCCTTAATTTAGCTCCAATCGCTCTAAAAGTAGatgtgatatataaataagtgcACGCGGAAACcattttaatgaatgaaatgtgTATGTAATATCAAGGTTTGTATGCTTTGTGAAGTGGAAACAGTATGCCGTTCTGATTTCTATGTAAAGTATACTATGTTTCCCATTTCAATTTTAACGCGctcagtatttatttaagttttaagcTTAAAATTACGAAAATGATACTTGAcgacacaaattaataattttctctattttaattttatgacctTTGAATGAATGGTGGTTGGTGTATCAGTTGAGCCCAgggaattgtaaaaataacaaagtaggtattttattgtagAATATTGACTTAAGTTCACCTACAAAAATGgcgaaaacataatttaacaaGCAAACTGTATATTTCATTCACGTTTTtacccgcggtttcgcccgcgtctATTTTCCACGGGATTACTATTTCTTCAAAGATGAAGGAACTATACATAATTTCTTGTAATATTTCATGAATATCGGTTGAATAGAAGCTTGAAGAAGAGGAACATACAAATCTtgctttaacatttattaaaagactttaattgaaataaaaataaaatggaatttgatTGAAGAAATCtgagatttattttaagtccCAAATGGTgcagaaacaaacaaattctGAGCACTGGACACACGCGATCATCCTACATATAGTTGCCCATTAAGCATGGCTGTTTCAGATGCACTTCTGCAATCTTCAGCGTTTTTCAATGGAAAATTAGTGTGGATTATCGGGATTCGAGTTATCATAACAACACCTGTTATTATAGTGGCGCCAATTATATTTAGCTCTAATTAGGCTACCCTAAGCCTCGTCCCACTGCACAATCAGGCTGCATCCCCGTCAGCATTATAGCTACATCTCATTATTAGCTGTAGTAGCTCAGTAGTGACTACCCTAGAAGGTGtaaaacagttttaaataaaaatatctatattgcAGTTTAAACCCATTTGTATGGGGTTTTAAACACTTCAGTATCTTGTGTTACAACACCTTACGAGTACACAAACTCTCTTTAACAACCACTCTCTTTGTAATCAACCAAACCTGAAGTCATCAAAATATCTATATGCCTCttataacaacaaaacaattatagaacaataagtattaaaaagcATCAGCAAGCACTTTCTTGTAGATTTAGGTGCCAGAAACAGGTCAAACCTATAACAAGCTATTGGATGAGCGGATGTGtagaaaaaattacaaaaatattactataagCCGGCTGGTACTCTTGTCGGCCCGCTGGCCGGTtcgacaatttaaaaaatattcttgtattttcaaaaataggaaaaaatatgacattgtTTTGAGCACgcttttattagtttatttaattataagataAGATGACTAGatacgccccggggcttcgctcccataggaatttcgggataaaaattatcctatgtgttattccaggttatattctaatcgtgtaccaaatttcttaataatcTGTCCAGTAGGTTTTGTGTCAAcgagtaataaacatatatatatatatatatatatatatatatatatatatatatatatatatatatatatatatatatatatatatatacatatacattagTAGGGTAATAGGATTTTTTACAGGtgcaacattttaaatatcacaATCGAGTTCTTATTTCACAAAAGCATGACTTTAAACTtaactgaaaattaaatattactttcacATGGACCTGCACTTAGGCACCAACATGCAGGGGATGCGATAAGAAAGAGAAGAGTGTGAgggtaaaatatgtataataaggCATTAAGAAAGATTTCAAGCAATAATCATACAAAAGTggcacttttttaaaatttaaaaaacaagtatAGATCTATACATAGggacatataataaaatggatTATGTCTGTAGATaggagaaaataattatggggctTAATAGCTTTAAGGGACTATAGAAgtcaaaacaatgttttttggaatttttgtctatttgttcacatcacgcaaaatctactgcataaaatttgatgcggttttcacagttgcaTAGCAGATggtataacttaaaatctagtaTATGTTCTGGTgtatcgcgatacgttgctaaGAACTTGAGATATTGACTAAAATGCAAAAGCTGGTATGGAATAAAAGTTTAGACCGTacaaattattgttgtttttattttacatcaatCGGTGCAATATTACTAGTGGTTTATTAGAGGTTGAGCTTTGCGATGGCTGACTTATGCGTCAACTCGAGAACAGGTGCTGCCGGGGGCACTGATACAAAGTTTGGTAAagtatatatcttttttttttcaccagcactcgatcacaatcatgTTTTCATATACCTTTCGACCTTATACATTGTGTACTTTTACATTGTTATAGTACTGACAAAaagttatataggtatttatattaaaaaatggtaagcccttctgtcATGACAGGGACagttctttcggcatttcttttcagcattCAACAGTCATTACGAactgctagtagtttgtatgtttctaCTTGCAGTTGGTCGACCTTTACTGCTTAACCGGAGGAAATATGGTGACAGTCGCAAGGACcgtacagccgaaacagtAACAGCTCAAAGGGCGCCCAGGTGGGAACGAACCTCGGCTTTGGGCGTTACTCGAAATATGGCCAGAGCGGTATATTGCTCAAGGTGCCTGAAGGGCCTATTGAGAGAGATGTCCTGTTACCTCGCACTCGATTCCGGCGAGTGCGGTTTCTGCTATTCGAAATACCCTGGGCCCTGCGATTACCTCGTGAGTTTCCGGAAGGGGGATTAGCAACCGTAATGGGGTCGTCTAGATCTGtaagagataaaaagtaccctatgtgttattccatgttattttctatccgtgtaccaaaattcataacaatcagtccagtagataatgcgtaaagaggtaacaaactaactttcgcattaataatattagttgggattataGTCTATCGCCTAATCTTTGTTGGTTATTCACACAATGTGAATCACGTGGATAGCTCTCCACATATGTACAGATCCCTTCAATTTTTGTAAAGTcttgttgtattattttcttatttagtttatttataattaaaatcttgttAAGTCAATTTCATAATCacttaataattcaaattcagtCTTCCAGTAATTCCATTGCATTTTAGTTGTATGTACAACAAAggttaaatgtaatatttatatctaattcACCCATTACATCGGAACCCTAAGAAGAACAATAGCTGGTAACAATGAATCCACCTAGCGggcaaaaagtattaaaaatggACCAAAACAGCGGTATGAATGGTCTACGGAGTCGCTACTGTGGCACAACTTGCTGTCTTTCCAATTCACCAGTTTTAAGAGcattgcaatatatatatatattttcactacG
Coding sequences:
- the LOC128680923 gene encoding beta-1,3-galactosyltransferase 5-like, producing MAELCPIPCILVTFTSMIVLLGSITTQPELVVDRYVAGYEVGHPELCPAFGSELKIIIFVTSAPSHFKQREAIRMTWGDMSKFPKVSLAFFIGIPSNESRSLILEEESIYRDMIIARFIDTYDNLTLKSLSMFEWLNTYCPLVPRMLKTDDDMFINVPLLVKFVKKTLRNNGTKTIWGNLSADHLRVPVRDNTSKYFVTEEEFPGNKYPAFVTGPAYLISTDVTTDMFEAAADEPYLKIEDVFITGILAKKLKIKRIDVKIFYNLRIYGDPWWHMLDFLSVHNLTSDEVLESWQELQIRLSSWPRS